The DNA sequence AcagtattagaaaaatattttataacattttacAATCATATGTATCTAATATAATGAAacataaattagaatataatGGTATTAACCTTCACAATATTACATTATTTAGTATCTACAACAGTTTTTTGTTCCAACTAATACCTGTTGTCTCTAAAATGCATAACAAAttatagcacaacttaagggtACTATATCAAAAAACTAATGACATTATACTATAGAAGTGAAAATTTAATCTTgtatctataaaattaattgagaaacatcttattaaattatatgtatctagtaaaaaaatacatattttactatATAAATGTAAATAACAAAACATTACATTATTATGTTTATATAGCCATTTTTATTTACTCAGAATACATGTTTGCCTTCAACCTGACTAACACATTATATCAAAACCTATAGTCCTacatgatacaattatattttacaattattACAAATTGTGCAAACTTGTATCTACAAATTTATGAAAGATACATcatataaaagtataaatctTTACAATCTTTTACTACAATATAACAACTACAATAACATTATCAGTTCAACATTATCTTAATTTCTAAATGATGTTTCACGATAATTTCAATCTCCAAAAAATAAGGGTAAATAATTAACAAGGAGCAAAAACAACTATTTATTACAGaaactatttttcttaatattcttaaaaaacaaaaatgtcatcaattaaAACTTCacattaaaaaggaaagaaattcaaCTAGAAGATAACAAATTATTCCACATTAATAATCAGTCAACTGCATGGTCTATCCTCCTTTGGAAAGAAGTTACAAGTACACCTGTTGTGACCTGTATAACCACATCTCCTGCAATAATTACTACTCGATGTCAtagtttcacttgatttcttgtgcCTGTTTTTCTTTGGCCTTCCGGGTTGACGTTTTTATTTTGATGGTAACACAACTTCGTCCATAACTTCTTGTGGCACAATCTAGTCCTTATTATCGGGCATTGGAAATATAGATTCTTCATATGTCTTCCTTAATGTTTCAGAATAATAAAACTCTGAACAATAAGGCTTCATATCAACTACATGCTTGCTTTTTAGTACAGCAATCGCGTGTTCACATGTTATCTTGTCCAATTGGAATCTACCATAAGAGCAAGTCCTCCTATCAAGACATACTCTGTACTTCCTCCCTTCATTATAAACAGAATATACATATATTGATGACGCACTAAACTACAAGATTAGTCATAATATGTTTACACATAGATCCATATTGTTCCTTTTTAGaatattttgtttaaattcaataaaaatattgattaagttactgtaacatttttcaaaacaaCATTTTTAAAACAACTAGTATCCTGCATTATGAATCAACCATCCtataatatgtaaaacaaaacaaaacatcaaaactAACCTCAAGCCTtgtagattttgaagtatttagcTGAAGAATTCCTTCAAATCTACTACCAAGTGATGTGTTTGCATATAATGCTCTTTCTCTATTCTTGTAATTCCACTTTCCAAACAATTTCCTAGCCTGCTCCAAACATTCTATTATCCGCAAATCACGTGCTAgctttaatttatcatttatgcaGTCCGCTATATCTGAAGTCATCATTCTACCACGATTAACTGGTGCATACACGCGTGCCCACTTTTCAAATCCAGAATCCTCAAGATAAGACTTTACCCTCTTATCAATCTTCCCAACTTGATTCCAAAGAAAATCAAACTCATCTTTGTGGTAAGTCTTGGCCATAGCATAGTAAATATCGCTAAGTCTATCTTTACTCTTCCTGAAGTTTGTACAAACATTCTTCCACAAGTTCCAAATGCATGCTAGGCGTGGCACATTTGGATATACAACACTCACAGCCTTTATTATGCTTTCATGATGGTCAGATACAACACATATACTATCGCGCTTTCCAAAAGCAATTCTGAAGTTCTCAAAAAACCAAGTCCATGAATTATCATTTTCACTATCAACAACACCATACGCAATCGGCAGAATGTGtcctaaaattttaataatataaaaaattaattaatcagaTACAAGCGATttctcaaactaaaaaaataatttaacaaatattATGATCTTAATTacatcacaaaaataaatatacatacaaataaatataaattacctGCTCCATCAAGAGTGCTTGCGGAAATAAATGTACCTTTATATGCTCCACTCAAATCCGCACCATCAACCACAACTACAGGCCTGCAATACTCAAATCCACTCTTCAAAGGTTGCAATGCAATGAACAAATACATAAACTTATTATCCTCGgatttatgcattctaatatgTGAAGCTGGATATACGGAATTTAACATGTATACATATCGAGCCATTTGTCGATAACCATCCGTAGGTTTTCCCCTTAACATCTCAATCGCATGTTCTTTAGCCCTCCAAGCCTTCTAATAGTTAATGTCTACACCGAAAGCATTTTTAAtatcttctattatatcattCAGGGTGTGTATTCTCTTATAGTTGACAAGTTTTGGTGCAGCAAAATCACTAACAAACCCAACTGTAGCTTGAAGTTGAGTAAAAACACGGTCTTTCAGTGGGCATGTGTGAACATCTTGGAAAAATCTAACTTATATCTTCGATTATATCATTCGGGGTGTGTATTCTCTTGTAGTTGACAAGTTTTGGTGTAACAAAACCACTAACAAATCCAACTGTAGCTTGAAGTTGAGTAAAAACACGATCTTTCAATGGGCATGTGTGAACATCTTGAAAAAATCTAACTTTAAATAGTTCTGTACCCCGACGACATGATGCTTTAAAGATCCAAACACAATCCTCTGAACGGCATTGTATGACAAAGctgaatcaatgaaaacaaaagttcaaattatttttcttaataaatatagaaaaatagatttctatattcattaacaacattgCCTACTTGTATAacatgtatgcataaattttacaacatgcATCTATGACATTAATATGTTTCTAGGATATTCATGATATATATGTGAAAATAAAACACATCGAGAGacataattaaacataacttCATAAACTGAGATACAAGATGAGCaaaatgtatcattttcataacaaaatatATCGCGGCATAAAACTTGCTCAACATGTATCTAGAAAATTTACAACATGTATCTAGTACATTTATATGTATCTACAACATTTCATATAACACACAAcaagaaatataattaatcataacTTCATAAAATGAAATACAAGATTAGCaaaatgtatcattttcataacaaaatgtatctcggcgttaataacacaaaaacacaaaaaataatttgtaaaataactaTCAATCAAACATTGAATACAGATTTAAATTAACATCCACAAAATTACCAACACCTGCtacaaaaaaaacataacataCCTTTTCTTGTCTGATCTTTTGGCATAGTAATTAAAGGAATGCTCAATTGCAAATCACGCCATAACCGAAATGAGAGTACACTTGTCCTTGTATATTTGTCCAACCTTAACATCACTATGCTTGCAATCAGTAATGATCTTATTCCCTTTGCTATCCAACAAAGGCATAGGAGAAGTACAATTAGATTTATAACtaattatttcttcaactatTTCAGATGGACTTTCCAAACACATTACAACACGAACTTTCCCATCAAAAAGCATTTCACTAGAAGACTTATCTAATGTAGTGATGATAAGAGGATACGTTCCAAATACATGCTCTGTTTCTTTAATTTTAACATACAACTTCACACTCATTTCATTACGAATGAACAACGGACAAGCATTTCCTTCAACAATGTAACGagcttcaatttttttccttgttttgtCAATTTATAGTTCTCCTGCAATTGTAGAAATTAGTTTTTCGTAAGTAACATGTTCACTGACCACAATTCCATcactcttataaccaacatactcGATTTCGTTAACCCAAACACCGAAATGACGTAAAAGTACcaaaatattcatattaaacaaacgaaattaacaaatcaaataaaaaatggtGTGTTTAATCTGAACAAGAAGaaagaatatttttcaatttcaaaaatatattaaaacaacATTTACATTTTAACGAAGTGGAGTAATAAATGGATTTCCATTAATTGtggaatttgattttattttttaccttaattAGTTAGCTTAAATGCTGATTTAATGCAAAGTTATCTGTTACATTCCTTAAAATATGCTGATTTAGTTAATTAATACATGCATCAGTAGtatgtatctaatgtgattaatTTGTATCATGAGAGGTCAAATGTTGGGATTTTAGgagattttgaaaaaagttgagatttttagtaattaatagtaaacatgtcgttatatatgtaatttttacttaaattaattcAACATCTTATATAAGGCCCAATTAATTTTTtgtcacaagtattttttatagca is a window from the Capsicum annuum cultivar UCD-10X-F1 unplaced genomic scaffold, UCD10Xv1.1 ctg83390, whole genome shotgun sequence genome containing:
- the LOC124895689 gene encoding uncharacterized protein LOC124895689; protein product: MARYVYMLNSVYPASHIRMHKSEDNKFMYLFIALQPLKSGFEYCRPVVVVDGADLSGAYKGTFISASTLDGAGHILPIAYGVVDSENDNSWTWFFENFRIAFGKRDSICVVSDHHESIIKAVSVVYPNVPRLACIWNLWKNVCTNFRKSKDRLSDIYYAMAKTYHKDEFDFLWNQVGKIDKRVKSYLEDSGFEKWARVYAPVNRGRMMTSDIADCINDKLKLARDLRIIECLEQARKLFGKWNYKNRERALYANTSLGSRFEGILQLNTSKSTRLEFSASSIYVYSVYNEGRKYRVCLDRRTCSYGRFQLDKITCEHAIAVLKSKHVVDMKPYCSEFYYSETLRKTYEESIFPMPDNKD